In Brucella melitensis bv. 1 str. 16M, a genomic segment contains:
- a CDS encoding integration host factor subunit beta yields MIKSELVQIIASRNPHLFQRDVVNIVGAVFDEITNALAEGNRVELRGFGAFSVKNRPARSGRNPRTGETVDVEEKWVPFFKTGKKLRDRLNGAV; encoded by the coding sequence GTGATCAAATCGGAACTTGTTCAGATTATCGCAAGCCGCAATCCACATCTTTTCCAGCGCGATGTCGTAAACATCGTCGGCGCTGTTTTCGATGAGATCACCAATGCACTCGCCGAAGGCAACCGCGTGGAACTTCGTGGCTTCGGCGCTTTCTCCGTGAAGAACCGCCCTGCCCGCAGTGGACGCAATCCGCGCACCGGCGAAACGGTGGACGTGGAGGAAAAGTGGGTTCCCTTCTTCAAGACCGGCAAGAAACTGCGCGACCGTCTCAACGGCGCAGTCTGA
- a CDS encoding GNAT family N-acetyltransferase, whose protein sequence is MTVLLGMGQQIIDDTVMSGLEAQQALFASNGDAIILGRIGSLEVRLANSRAAIEAAQELRFRVFFEEMGARKETIEAVEQRDADRFDTICDHLLVYDTALPVPEHQQIVGTYRLMRNEQAEKALGFYSADEYDVQRLKLSRPNLRLLELGRSCVKPEYRSKRTVELLWQGAWAYCRRHSIDVMFGCASFHGAVPAAHALGLSFLHHNCRATDDWDVRALPHRYLAMDLMPKEAINNKVALFSMPPLVKGYLRLGAMIGDGAVIDEAFGTTDVFIILPIERISSRYISYYGAEANRFV, encoded by the coding sequence ATGACAGTACTGCTTGGAATGGGCCAGCAAATCATTGATGATACGGTCATGTCAGGCTTAGAAGCACAACAGGCGCTGTTCGCCTCCAATGGCGACGCCATCATTCTGGGACGCATCGGGTCGCTGGAAGTGCGGCTTGCGAATTCCCGCGCGGCAATCGAAGCTGCGCAGGAGCTTCGTTTTCGCGTCTTCTTTGAAGAGATGGGCGCCCGCAAGGAAACCATCGAAGCGGTGGAGCAGCGCGATGCTGATCGCTTCGATACGATCTGCGATCATCTTCTGGTCTATGATACGGCCCTGCCCGTCCCCGAACACCAGCAAATCGTCGGCACCTATCGCCTGATGCGCAACGAGCAGGCCGAAAAGGCGCTGGGTTTCTATTCGGCGGACGAATATGACGTGCAACGCCTCAAACTGTCGCGCCCCAACCTTCGCCTGCTGGAACTCGGCCGTTCCTGCGTGAAACCGGAATATCGTTCCAAGCGCACCGTCGAGCTTTTGTGGCAGGGCGCATGGGCCTATTGCCGCCGACACTCCATCGACGTGATGTTCGGCTGTGCCTCTTTCCACGGGGCCGTGCCTGCAGCCCACGCGCTGGGGCTTTCCTTCCTGCATCACAATTGCCGCGCCACCGACGATTGGGACGTTCGCGCCCTGCCGCACCGCTACCTGGCGATGGACCTGATGCCAAAGGAAGCGATCAACAACAAAGTTGCGCTTTTCTCGATGCCGCCATTGGTGAAAGGCTATCTGCGCCTTGGGGCAATGATCGGGGATGGCGCCGTGATCGATGAGGCCTTCGGCACCACCGATGTCTTCATTATCCTACCCATCGAGCGCATTTCCAGCCGTTACATTAGCTACTACGGCGCAGAAGCAAACCGCTTTGTCTAG
- the lptC gene encoding LPS export ABC transporter periplasmic protein LptC gives MTADIPHIHVPQNATPSGRGAGGMRFGASEKADSLFHAAQRHSVRVRVLKTALPVAAIALAAVFSWYTFLATPASPVKVEVNTGGETGKLVMKSPHLNGYTKDNRPYSMTAAKATQDVKNSGAITLEGISARLPVGEKGHATVEAASGVYDNANGRLQLDKDFTVTTDNGLRAQLHSADVNLKSGQIATDKPVDIRNGTTHILADSMQVKDNGKVLIFEYNVHMTVDGNTLSANKTPEGG, from the coding sequence ATGACGGCCGACATACCACATATTCATGTTCCGCAAAATGCGACCCCTTCCGGGCGCGGTGCTGGCGGCATGCGTTTTGGCGCGTCGGAAAAGGCCGATTCGCTTTTCCATGCCGCGCAGCGCCATTCCGTGCGTGTGCGCGTTTTGAAGACGGCGCTTCCGGTGGCGGCAATCGCGCTGGCTGCGGTCTTCTCCTGGTATACGTTTCTGGCAACCCCGGCCTCACCGGTCAAGGTAGAGGTGAATACGGGAGGCGAAACGGGCAAGCTTGTCATGAAAAGCCCGCATCTGAATGGGTACACCAAGGATAATCGCCCCTATTCCATGACCGCCGCCAAGGCGACACAGGATGTCAAGAACAGCGGCGCGATCACCCTTGAAGGCATTTCGGCGCGCTTGCCGGTGGGTGAAAAGGGTCATGCCACGGTCGAGGCCGCATCCGGTGTTTATGATAATGCCAATGGTCGTTTGCAACTTGATAAGGACTTTACTGTTACCACTGACAATGGTTTGCGTGCGCAACTCCATTCTGCGGATGTCAATCTGAAGAGTGGGCAGATCGCCACCGACAAGCCGGTCGATATTCGCAACGGTACGACGCATATTCTGGCCGACAGCATGCAGGTCAAGGACAATGGCAAGGTTCTGATCTTCGAGTATAATGTCCATATGACCGTTGATGGCAACACGCTTTCGGCAAACAAAACCCCTGAAGGGGGTTGA
- the rpoN gene encoding RNA polymerase factor sigma-54: MALSPKLDIRQSQSLVMTPQLMQSIKLLQMTHIELDQFLDMEIEKNPLLDRIEADSDDLAGGEPASGADDPTESANNYDWFQTEGAGAAENLSATFDNSLENIFPDDLGSSQEQWKLSAGEGAFSGNGYDIDQVTAGRLSLSDYVAEQIVLGFSKAADRFIATALADALDESGYLRIDIVGLAHNLGIETAEIGRILGVLQGFDPPGLFARDLRECLAIQLRLKDRFDPAMEALIANLDLLARRDFATLQKICGVDQADLIDMLAEIRALDPKPGARFEVSVADTIVPDVLVFSARDGGWAIELNPATMPRLIVNNEYYAEVSGSVKTEEKAFLTDCMQTAGWLVRSLDQRARTILKVAQEIVRQQDGFLRHGVAHLKPLNLRMVADAVGMHESTISRVTANKFMATPRGVFELRYFFTASLASSEGGEAHSSESVRHRIRQMIEAEKPDEVLSDDAIVDALKKDGVDIARRTVAKYREAMNIASSAQRRREKKARFSTP, from the coding sequence ATGGCCCTGTCGCCTAAACTTGATATCCGTCAATCGCAATCGCTGGTGATGACACCCCAGCTCATGCAGTCGATCAAGCTGCTACAGATGACGCATATCGAGCTCGATCAGTTTCTCGACATGGAAATTGAAAAAAATCCGCTTCTGGACAGGATCGAGGCAGACAGTGATGATCTTGCGGGCGGCGAGCCTGCATCCGGCGCAGACGACCCCACTGAAAGCGCCAATAACTATGACTGGTTCCAGACCGAGGGGGCGGGCGCCGCCGAAAACCTTTCCGCCACTTTCGATAATTCCCTGGAAAACATTTTTCCTGATGATCTGGGCTCCAGCCAAGAGCAATGGAAACTGTCTGCGGGCGAGGGGGCGTTTTCCGGCAACGGCTATGATATCGATCAGGTAACGGCAGGCCGCCTGTCGCTCAGTGACTATGTGGCCGAACAGATCGTGCTTGGCTTCTCGAAGGCGGCCGACCGTTTCATCGCGACGGCGCTCGCCGATGCGCTGGATGAAAGCGGTTATCTTCGTATCGATATTGTCGGGCTTGCACACAATCTGGGGATCGAGACCGCCGAGATCGGGCGCATTCTGGGTGTGCTGCAAGGCTTTGATCCACCAGGGCTTTTTGCGCGCGATCTGCGTGAATGCCTTGCAATCCAGTTGCGTCTCAAGGACCGCTTCGATCCGGCGATGGAAGCCCTGATCGCCAATCTCGATCTTCTGGCCCGGCGCGATTTTGCAACACTCCAGAAAATCTGCGGCGTCGATCAGGCGGACCTGATCGACATGCTGGCCGAAATCCGCGCGCTCGATCCGAAGCCCGGCGCGCGTTTTGAGGTGTCGGTTGCCGATACGATCGTGCCGGATGTGCTGGTTTTTTCCGCGCGTGATGGTGGCTGGGCGATCGAGCTCAATCCGGCAACCATGCCCCGCCTCATCGTCAACAATGAATATTATGCCGAGGTGAGCGGCTCGGTGAAGACAGAGGAAAAGGCATTTCTTACCGATTGCATGCAGACGGCAGGCTGGCTGGTGCGCAGCCTTGATCAGCGTGCGCGCACCATCTTGAAAGTAGCGCAGGAGATCGTGCGCCAGCAGGATGGTTTCCTGCGCCATGGCGTGGCGCATCTGAAGCCGCTGAACCTGCGCATGGTCGCCGATGCAGTGGGTATGCACGAATCGACCATCAGCCGCGTCACCGCCAACAAGTTTATGGCAACCCCGCGCGGCGTGTTTGAATTGCGCTACTTCTTTACCGCTTCGCTTGCCTCATCGGAAGGAGGCGAAGCCCATTCCTCCGAAAGCGTGCGCCATCGCATCCGCCAGATGATCGAGGCGGAAAAGCCCGATGAAGTTCTCTCCGATGATGCCATCGTGGATGCGCTGAAAAAGGACGGTGTGGATATCGCCCGCCGCACCGTGGCGAAATATCGGGAAGCGATGAATATCGCTTCCTCCGCACAACGCCGGCGCGAAAAGAAGGCACGCTTTTCAACGCCGTAA
- a CDS encoding LapA family protein yields the protein MLAKRIVTIVILVPLAVILIALSVANRASAILTIDPFNPGNPALSYSAPLFIWLFGALLFGVVIGSAVTWLTQGKYRRKARNSSREAARLLERAESAEKRNIPLANS from the coding sequence ATGCTGGCAAAACGAATCGTCACAATCGTCATTCTGGTGCCGCTCGCGGTTATTCTGATAGCCCTGTCGGTCGCCAACCGCGCATCGGCGATATTGACGATCGATCCGTTCAATCCGGGCAACCCGGCATTGTCCTATAGCGCGCCGCTTTTCATCTGGCTGTTTGGCGCCCTGCTTTTCGGCGTGGTCATCGGTTCTGCCGTGACATGGCTCACGCAGGGCAAATATCGCCGCAAGGCGCGCAACAGCAGTCGCGAGGCAGCGCGCCTTCTGGAGCGGGCAGAAAGCGCCGAAAAGCGCAATATACCGCTGGCGAATTCCTGA
- a CDS encoding TrmH family RNA methyltransferase gives MSRNDEFSRSGGSRPEHRPEHPKVGQVKEVTSLANPIVKDLRSLALKKFRDQQGVFLAEGLKLVIDALEQDWRIKTLVFAKSGKGNKTVEQVAARTFAKGGLVLEVTEKVISAITRRDNPQMVAGVFEQQYHQLAGLKPKGNDVYVALDRVRDPGNLGAVIRTADAVGAKGVILIGDTTDPYSLETVRATMGSVFSVPLYRASEADFLNWRKGFSGLVVGTHLKGAVDYRTIPYANKPVILIMGNEQQGLPDSLAGACDKLARIPQAGRADSLNLAIATGVMLYEIRREALTLDERG, from the coding sequence ATGAGCCGTAACGACGAATTCTCCAGAAGCGGCGGCTCGCGCCCCGAACACCGGCCCGAACACCCGAAGGTCGGCCAGGTAAAGGAAGTCACCAGCCTTGCCAACCCGATCGTGAAGGACCTGCGTTCACTGGCGCTGAAAAAATTTCGCGACCAGCAGGGCGTATTTCTGGCCGAAGGGCTGAAGCTTGTCATCGACGCGCTGGAGCAGGACTGGCGCATCAAGACGCTGGTTTTCGCCAAGTCCGGCAAGGGCAACAAAACCGTGGAACAGGTCGCCGCACGCACCTTTGCCAAGGGCGGGCTGGTGCTGGAAGTGACTGAAAAGGTCATCTCCGCCATTACGCGCCGCGATAATCCGCAGATGGTGGCTGGCGTTTTCGAGCAGCAATACCACCAGCTTGCGGGCCTGAAGCCGAAAGGCAACGATGTTTATGTCGCGCTTGATCGCGTGCGCGATCCCGGCAATCTTGGCGCCGTCATCCGCACAGCCGATGCGGTCGGCGCAAAGGGCGTGATCCTCATTGGCGACACCACCGATCCCTATTCGCTCGAAACCGTGCGCGCCACCATGGGCTCGGTCTTTTCCGTGCCGCTCTACAGGGCTTCGGAAGCCGATTTTCTCAACTGGCGCAAGGGCTTTTCTGGCCTCGTCGTCGGCACGCACCTGAAAGGCGCCGTGGATTATCGCACCATCCCCTATGCCAACAAGCCGGTTATCCTGATAATGGGCAATGAACAGCAGGGCCTGCCCGACAGTCTTGCCGGCGCCTGCGACAAGCTTGCCCGCATTCCGCAGGCAGGCCGCGCCGATTCGCTCAATCTGGCCATTGCCACAGGTGTGATGCTCTATGAAATCCGCCGTGAGGCACTCACCCTCGATGAAAGGGGATAG
- the lptB gene encoding LPS export ABC transporter ATP-binding protein: MGLFWNKKAGEVQSPSHDVAASGVDAISGQPNMASRLKGTLVARGLCKSYRGRQVVNGVSFGVRAGEAVGILGPNGAGKTTCFYMVTGLVPADSGSIEIDGFDVTSMPMYRRSRLGIGYLPQEASIFRGLSVENNIKAVLEVVEKDRARRASELDALLEEFHIAHLRKAPAISLSGGERRRLEIARALASRPNFMLLDEPFAGVDPIAVSDIQQLVRHLTSRGIGVLITDHNVRETLGLIDRAYIIHAGQVLTHGRPAEIVANPDVRRLYLGDQFTL; this comes from the coding sequence GTGGGATTGTTCTGGAACAAGAAAGCCGGCGAGGTGCAATCGCCCTCTCATGATGTGGCAGCATCCGGCGTGGATGCCATATCCGGACAGCCGAACATGGCGTCGCGGCTCAAGGGCACACTCGTTGCGCGCGGCCTTTGCAAAAGCTATCGTGGGCGACAGGTCGTCAATGGCGTGTCGTTCGGCGTACGTGCAGGCGAAGCGGTCGGCATTCTGGGCCCCAATGGCGCCGGCAAGACCACCTGTTTCTATATGGTCACAGGCCTTGTTCCCGCCGATAGCGGTTCCATCGAGATTGACGGTTTCGACGTGACGTCGATGCCCATGTATCGCCGCTCTCGCCTCGGTATCGGCTATCTGCCGCAGGAAGCTTCGATTTTCCGCGGCCTTTCGGTCGAAAACAATATCAAGGCCGTGCTGGAAGTGGTGGAGAAGGACCGCGCCCGGCGCGCTTCCGAACTCGATGCGCTGCTGGAGGAATTTCACATCGCGCATTTGCGCAAGGCGCCCGCCATTTCGCTTTCCGGCGGTGAGCGCCGCCGTCTGGAAATTGCACGCGCGCTTGCATCGCGCCCAAATTTCATGCTGCTTGACGAGCCTTTTGCCGGTGTCGATCCGATTGCCGTTTCGGATATCCAGCAACTCGTGCGTCATCTGACGAGCCGTGGCATCGGTGTTCTCATCACCGACCATAATGTGCGCGAGACGCTCGGCCTCATCGATCGTGCCTATATCATCCATGCCGGTCAGGTTCTGACCCATGGCCGCCCGGCGGAGATTGTCGCCAACCCGGATGTACGCAGGCTCTATCTCGGCGACCAGTTTACGCTGTGA
- the mutS gene encoding DNA mismatch repair protein MutS, whose translation MEAKVEEKEPEPVENAGPDAPVRLTPMMEQYIEIKAANVDSLLFYRMGDFYELFFDDAVAASAALGITLTKRGKHLGEDIPMCGVPVHAADDYLQKLIAKGYRVAVCEQVEDPAEAKKRGSKSVVKRDVIRLVTPGTLTEEKLLDPAQANFLMAMGRTRGDGALALAWIDISTGTFRVAETTPDRLFADIMRVDPRELVVADSAFHDEELRPVFDLIGKAVTPQPATLFDSAAAQTRIQHYFNVATLDGFGQFSRPELSAISGAIAYIEKTQISERPPLMRPEREHEGGTLFIDPATRASLELARTMSGNRDGSLLKAIDRTVTGGGARLLAERLTAPLTSPKEIALRLDSVSWCLSEQTLCEALRLELKGVPDMPRALSRLAVGRGGPRDLGALACGFEAAGGIASLLDGALLPDELAAAREAIEKMPAGFAAHLDRALADELPLLKRDGGFVREGYNSELDEMRALRDQSRRVIAGLQADYIEETGIKSLKIKHNNVLGYFIEVTANNSGAMTDTDEAKSRFIHRQTMANAMRFTTTELAELESKIANAADRALSIELAIFEELTAEAVAHADSIRAAASALSVFDVSTALAVLAEEQGYCRPHVDDSLSFNIVAGRHPVVEQALRRQAANPFVANDCDLSPQRDGGDGAIWLLTGPNMGGKSTFLRQNALIAILAQMGSFVPAGSAHIGVVDRLFSRVGASDDLARGRSTFMVEMVETAAILNQAGEHSLVILDEIGRGTATFDGLSIAWAAVEYLHEKNRCRALFATHFHEMTALSEKLERLSNVTMRVKEWDNDVIFLHEVAKGAADRSYGVQVARLAGLPEAVVNRARDVLHQLEAGETSGKADRLIDDLPLFSVMLQQEKPKPQIQAKDSELANAVAAISPDELTPREALDLIYKLKELAGKA comes from the coding sequence ATGGAAGCGAAGGTTGAAGAGAAAGAGCCGGAACCGGTGGAAAACGCCGGGCCGGATGCTCCGGTTCGCCTGACGCCCATGATGGAGCAATATATCGAGATCAAGGCGGCGAATGTTGATTCGCTCCTGTTCTATCGCATGGGCGATTTCTACGAATTGTTCTTCGATGATGCCGTGGCGGCTTCCGCTGCGCTTGGCATCACGCTTACAAAGCGCGGCAAGCATCTGGGTGAGGATATTCCGATGTGCGGCGTGCCGGTTCATGCCGCCGACGATTATCTGCAAAAGCTGATTGCCAAAGGCTACCGCGTCGCGGTCTGCGAACAGGTGGAAGACCCGGCAGAAGCCAAGAAACGCGGCTCCAAATCGGTGGTGAAGCGCGATGTGATCCGTCTTGTTACGCCCGGAACGCTGACGGAAGAAAAACTGCTTGACCCGGCACAAGCCAATTTCCTGATGGCCATGGGGCGCACGCGCGGCGACGGTGCGCTGGCGCTCGCCTGGATCGATATCTCAACCGGAACCTTCCGGGTGGCGGAAACCACGCCAGACCGGCTCTTTGCCGACATTATGCGCGTGGACCCGCGTGAACTGGTCGTGGCCGACAGCGCCTTTCATGATGAGGAATTGCGGCCCGTTTTCGATCTGATCGGCAAGGCGGTGACGCCACAGCCGGCAACGCTTTTTGACAGTGCGGCGGCGCAAACGCGCATCCAGCACTATTTCAACGTGGCGACACTCGATGGTTTCGGCCAGTTCAGCCGCCCGGAGCTCTCTGCCATTTCCGGCGCAATCGCCTATATTGAAAAGACGCAGATTTCCGAACGCCCACCCCTGATGCGCCCTGAGCGCGAACATGAGGGCGGCACGCTTTTCATCGACCCGGCCACACGCGCCAGCCTGGAATTGGCCCGCACCATGTCGGGCAATCGCGATGGGAGCCTCCTGAAAGCCATCGACCGCACGGTGACGGGCGGTGGCGCGCGGCTCCTTGCCGAACGGTTGACTGCGCCGCTGACTAGCCCGAAGGAAATAGCACTGCGGCTTGATTCCGTTTCGTGGTGCCTGAGCGAGCAGACGTTGTGCGAGGCTCTGCGGCTGGAACTGAAGGGCGTGCCCGATATGCCGCGCGCCCTGTCGCGGTTGGCCGTCGGGCGTGGCGGCCCGCGCGATCTGGGTGCACTGGCCTGCGGCTTTGAAGCGGCGGGCGGCATCGCCTCGCTTCTGGATGGCGCGCTATTGCCGGACGAACTTGCGGCGGCGCGCGAGGCCATTGAAAAAATGCCCGCCGGTTTTGCTGCTCATCTCGACCGGGCGCTGGCCGATGAATTGCCGCTCCTCAAACGCGACGGCGGTTTCGTGCGCGAAGGCTATAATTCGGAACTGGATGAAATGCGCGCGCTGCGCGACCAGTCACGCCGCGTCATTGCCGGTTTGCAGGCCGATTATATCGAGGAAACCGGCATCAAGTCGCTCAAGATCAAGCACAATAATGTGCTTGGTTATTTCATCGAGGTCACGGCCAATAATTCGGGAGCGATGACCGATACGGACGAGGCGAAAAGCCGGTTCATCCATCGCCAGACCATGGCCAATGCCATGCGTTTTACCACGACCGAACTGGCGGAACTGGAAAGCAAGATTGCCAATGCCGCCGACCGGGCGCTCTCCATTGAACTTGCGATTTTCGAGGAACTGACGGCTGAAGCTGTTGCCCATGCGGACAGTATCCGCGCTGCGGCTTCAGCGCTTTCCGTCTTCGATGTTTCAACTGCGCTTGCCGTACTGGCGGAAGAGCAGGGCTATTGCCGCCCACATGTTGATGACAGCCTCTCCTTCAACATCGTGGCTGGCCGTCATCCGGTCGTCGAGCAGGCGCTGCGGCGTCAGGCGGCCAATCCGTTTGTTGCCAATGATTGCGATCTCTCGCCGCAAAGGGACGGTGGAGATGGTGCGATCTGGCTTTTGACCGGCCCCAATATGGGGGGTAAATCGACCTTCCTGCGCCAGAACGCGCTGATCGCTATTCTTGCGCAGATGGGTTCCTTCGTGCCAGCCGGATCGGCACATATCGGCGTGGTGGACCGGCTGTTCAGCCGCGTCGGTGCTTCCGACGATCTGGCGCGGGGGCGTTCGACCTTCATGGTCGAAATGGTTGAAACGGCGGCAATTCTCAATCAGGCGGGCGAACACTCGCTGGTGATCCTGGATGAGATCGGGCGCGGCACGGCCACTTTCGATGGGCTTTCCATTGCCTGGGCGGCGGTGGAATATCTGCACGAGAAAAACCGCTGCCGTGCGCTGTTTGCCACGCATTTCCACGAAATGACGGCTCTTTCGGAGAAGCTGGAGCGGCTTTCCAATGTCACCATGCGGGTGAAGGAATGGGACAATGACGTCATCTTCCTGCATGAGGTGGCAAAAGGAGCAGCCGACCGTTCCTATGGCGTGCAGGTGGCCCGCCTCGCGGGGTTGCCGGAAGCCGTGGTGAACCGTGCACGCGACGTGCTGCATCAACTAGAGGCGGGCGAAACATCCGGCAAGGCCGACAGGCTGATCGACGACCTGCCGCTTTTTTCCGTCATGTTGCAGCAGGAAAAGCCGAAGCCGCAGATACAGGCGAAAGACAGCGAACTGGCGAATGCGGTCGCTGCCATCAGCCCTGATGAACTGACCCCACGGGAAGCACTGGACCTGATCTATAAGCTGAAGGAACTGGCCGGGAAGGCGTGA
- the sppA gene encoding signal peptide peptidase SppA: MAHDAEAMIERRRLRRKLTSWRLAFLVLLAALIAGFAFYSLRSAEFNQPHIAKVRIEGTIFENEELLKRLDKIAGDDAVKGVILLLDSPGGTTVGGEAIYDAVRKIATKKPVVTQVGTLAASAGYMIASASDHIVARQTSIVGSIGVLFQYPDLSKLLDTLGVKVETIKSSPLKAEPNYFSPASEEAKNMIRSMIMDSYDWFVGIVQERRAFTHEQALALANGAVFTGRQALDKKLIDGLGGEAEAVAWLQTKGLSDKLPRLEWKPVGSETGFSLRDLIIHAGARLLGLPQEADGAIKEIARDRIFLDGLLSVWHVDGIAGANPANQ; encoded by the coding sequence ATGGCTCATGACGCCGAAGCAATGATCGAAAGACGCAGGCTGCGCCGGAAGCTGACCAGCTGGCGATTGGCTTTCCTCGTGCTTCTGGCCGCGCTGATAGCCGGGTTCGCCTTTTATTCGCTGCGCAGCGCCGAGTTTAACCAGCCGCATATCGCCAAGGTGCGCATCGAGGGCACGATCTTCGAGAACGAGGAGCTTTTGAAGCGCCTCGACAAAATCGCCGGGGACGACGCCGTGAAGGGTGTCATCCTGCTGCTCGATTCGCCGGGGGGCACCACCGTCGGCGGTGAAGCGATCTACGATGCCGTGCGCAAGATCGCCACAAAGAAACCGGTCGTAACCCAGGTCGGCACGCTGGCCGCCTCCGCGGGCTATATGATCGCCAGCGCATCCGATCATATCGTGGCGCGGCAAACCTCCATTGTCGGCTCCATCGGCGTTCTCTTCCAGTATCCCGACCTTTCCAAACTGCTCGATACGCTCGGCGTGAAGGTCGAAACCATCAAGTCCTCACCGCTGAAGGCCGAGCCCAATTATTTCAGCCCGGCGAGCGAGGAAGCCAAGAACATGATCCGCAGCATGATCATGGATTCCTATGACTGGTTCGTCGGCATCGTGCAGGAACGCCGCGCCTTCACCCATGAACAGGCGCTGGCCCTTGCCAATGGCGCGGTGTTCACCGGGCGGCAGGCACTCGACAAAAAACTGATCGATGGCCTTGGCGGCGAGGCGGAAGCCGTCGCATGGCTTCAGACCAAGGGACTGTCGGACAAGCTGCCTCGCCTTGAATGGAAGCCGGTCGGCAGCGAAACAGGTTTTTCGCTGCGTGATCTCATCATCCATGCCGGCGCGCGCCTTCTGGGCCTGCCACAGGAAGCCGATGGCGCCATCAAGGAAATCGCCAGGGATCGCATCTTCCTTGACGGACTCCTTTCCGTTTGGCACGTTGATGGAATAGCCGGTGCAAACCCGGCAAACCAGTAG
- a CDS encoding LptA/OstA family protein, translating into MKRETGKMNGDTMVRTLRIGFSVLALAAFAAPGASWAQQAGDGSVPGLKLSNSKDPVKIDADKLEMRDKEGVAVFTGNVAVSQGDALLKAGQMTVYYSKAKKGAEAPEPANAGVGGIGSSSIEHIDIAGKVYLKSGTQVATGDTGRYDAKNQIMVLQGQKVVLTDGDNIVTGCKLTAHLDTGRANVESCKGQTKGRVSIIMAPKDQQQGGAAPKRN; encoded by the coding sequence ATGAAACGCGAGACGGGCAAGATGAACGGGGACACGATGGTCCGCACTTTGCGGATAGGATTTTCGGTTCTGGCGCTTGCCGCCTTTGCTGCGCCGGGCGCTTCCTGGGCGCAGCAGGCCGGTGATGGGTCCGTGCCCGGCCTCAAGCTTTCCAACAGCAAGGATCCCGTCAAGATCGATGCCGACAAGCTGGAAATGCGCGACAAGGAAGGCGTGGCCGTTTTCACCGGCAATGTGGCCGTTTCGCAGGGCGACGCCTTGCTGAAGGCTGGCCAGATGACCGTTTATTACAGCAAGGCCAAGAAGGGCGCTGAAGCGCCCGAACCTGCAAATGCAGGCGTGGGCGGGATTGGTTCGTCGAGCATTGAGCACATCGATATTGCCGGCAAGGTTTATCTCAAGTCCGGCACGCAGGTCGCGACCGGCGACACAGGCCGCTATGACGCGAAGAACCAGATCATGGTTCTCCAGGGCCAGAAGGTCGTGCTGACGGACGGTGACAATATCGTGACCGGCTGCAAGCTGACCGCCCATCTCGATACGGGGCGGGCCAATGTAGAAAGCTGCAAGGGCCAGACCAAGGGGCGCGTGTCGATCATCATGGCTCCGAAGGATCAACAGCAGGGCGGTGCTGCGCCCAAGCGGAACTGA
- the lspA gene encoding signal peptidase II codes for MKRHAVWSSLFVVILAVLIDQGIKYLVESRMFYGQQIDLLPFLALFRTHNEGIAFSMLAWLHDGGLIAITLAVIAFVLYLWWTNAPERVFARYGFALVIGGAIGNLIDRVMHGYVVDYVLFHLPTWSFAVFNLADAFITIGAGLIILEEFLGWRRERISH; via the coding sequence ATGAAGCGTCACGCAGTCTGGTCCTCGCTTTTCGTCGTCATTCTTGCAGTCCTGATTGACCAGGGCATCAAATATCTGGTCGAAAGCCGCATGTTCTATGGGCAGCAGATCGATCTTCTGCCCTTCCTCGCCCTTTTTCGCACGCATAATGAAGGCATCGCCTTTTCCATGCTGGCATGGCTGCACGATGGCGGCCTGATCGCCATCACGCTCGCCGTCATCGCCTTTGTTCTCTATCTGTGGTGGACCAATGCGCCGGAGCGTGTTTTTGCGCGCTATGGCTTCGCACTCGTGATCGGTGGGGCCATCGGCAATCTCATTGACCGCGTGATGCATGGCTATGTGGTTGATTATGTTCTTTTTCACCTGCCAACATGGTCTTTTGCAGTATTCAATCTTGCAGATGCATTCATCACGATTGGAGCAGGGCTGATTATTCTGGAAGAGTTTCTCGGCTGGCGGCGCGAACGAATCTCACACTGA